GATAATTCAGGGATATTTATAGGCTCAAATGTGATGACTAATTTTAGTACAAATGTTCATAACAAAAGTGGATTTGGAAGTGTCTATGGAAATCATAATCAGATGTCTAAAAACGTCCATATTTTCCATGATGATGATGTGATTGATACTCCTATTAAAAGCATGACGGGAGTACCTAAATGAAATTAGGGGTGAGGATGCCAGGCTTCTAAGATATTTTGATGCCTGGCATTTATTATATTTCTTCAGGCAGCCTATCCCTTTTACTTTTCAGAAGACTTTATGATTGCCATATTTTTCTTTATTACATTGGAATGTCCAGAAATCTGACCAAATCCTTCATTTGACTGTCGGTCATGTTTCCATCGGTATTGGATGTTCATCCCATAACATATACTTGAAGTATTAAAAATCGTATCGACTTTAAAATCTTTGTACCGTATGGTCGGCAATGGAATCCCCCCTTATGAATGGAAATGAATTTGAATATTTTCCCCATTCTCCTCTTTTTCAAATTGTTGGTCGAAAGGAATAGTGATCAATAGTAAACCGTTCCAGTAGTTAGCATGGATGGAATCTAATAAACAGTCTTTCGGCAACCTAATTTTCCGCTTGAAAGGCCCAATCGCTCTCTCATCTTGGATCATTTCTTCTAAATCTTTTCCATAACTTCGTGTTAACTCACCTTCTATAATCAGTGTATAGGAGTACAAGCGAATGGATACATCTTCTTTTGAATGTAAGCCTGGCAATTCCACC
The nucleotide sequence above comes from Oikeobacillus pervagus. Encoded proteins:
- a CDS encoding Hsp20/alpha crystallin family protein, with the translated sequence MKPKKHFHSMEEAKKILGEDFWEVMSDVLPFVGPRVDIARGETELIIAVELPGLHSKEDVSIRLYSYTLIIEGELTRSYGKDLEEMIQDERAIGPFKRKIRLPKDCLLDSIHANYWNGLLLITIPFDQQFEKEENGENIQIHFHS